ATTATCTCCAGCCGGCCGGAGATAGGGCTGCGCGCGCATCCTCCGCGTGCCGAACTCAAGATACGCCGCGTATGAAGCGTTCGCGCTTACCTCGGCCGTCAAATCAGAGGCTTTTACCTGGTGCGTTATGGACCGTCTCAAATTCCCGGTGTCTACCGGACACGCAAGCTTTGCCCTGGTCTCAATCAGGAGCGCGGATTCATTCAGGGACTTCACGCAAGCGGCCCTGATCTTTGCCTCGACTTCGGCGTGTTTGAGTTCGACTCTCATTCCGTGCGCTCCAAATCGAGTGATAATTGCGCCGTGAAAGGAGGCCTGTTCACGGCGACGACCCGGTATGTATCGCCATCGATAACGGCCGTGTCGGCTGTGATGATATCGAGGTTATCGCAGAGCATGCGATGAGTGAAGAAGTCAGTGGCCTTGCTCGCCGAAAACTTCTGATACGCCGAAGCCGCGTAAACGTGGGCCCGGAACGTCAGGTAGTCGGCCCATGTCTCAGTCGGCTGACCGTTCGCGTCCTGCCCTATCGTGGCGCGGCGCGTGGTCACGT
The window above is part of the Spirochaetota bacterium genome. Proteins encoded here:
- a CDS encoding HK97-gp10 family putative phage morphogenesis protein, translated to MRVELKHAEVEAKIRAACVKSLNESALLIETRAKLACPVDTGNLRRSITHQVKASDLTAEVSANASYAAYLEFGTRRMRAQPYLRPAGDNSRRDVERIFQRNLKAVK
- a CDS encoding head-tail adaptor protein, with the protein product MKPDLYNKDVTTRRATIGQDANGQPTETWADYLTFRAHVYAASAYQKFSASKATDFFTHRMLCDNLDIITADTAVIDGDTYRVVAVNRPPFTAQLSLDLERTE